A stretch of the Mesorhizobium sp. Pch-S genome encodes the following:
- a CDS encoding phage head closure protein — protein sequence MAMPASSNSLRERVAFDKRGTGSDGGGGVTTPWQETFSRRAAYVHRNTGEAVMADRLQSKRTLLIRVRADSQTRTITGGWRARDARTGQAYNILDATPTPDRRWVDILAQTGGPNG from the coding sequence ATGGCAATGCCGGCGAGCAGCAACAGCCTGCGTGAGCGGGTTGCCTTCGACAAGCGCGGTACCGGGTCGGACGGCGGCGGCGGTGTCACCACACCATGGCAAGAAACGTTCTCGCGTCGCGCCGCGTACGTTCATCGGAATACTGGTGAGGCGGTGATGGCTGATCGCCTTCAGAGCAAGCGAACACTGCTGATCCGGGTGCGCGCCGATAGCCAGACAAGAACGATCACGGGTGGCTGGCGCGCACGGGATGCGAGGACAGGCCAGGCCTACAACATCCTCGACGCTACCCCGACGCCTGATCGCAGGTGGGTTGATATCCTTGCGCAGACTGGCGGCCCGAACGGATGA
- a CDS encoding DUF3168 domain-containing protein, giving the protein MMIGDQLQKAIYAALTAAPALVDGKVFDTVPPDTEAPYIHIGNEQVLDDSDDCAEGWEVFTDIHIWSEPETGSKLEVKSIGPAVVQRLTQITAIEGFRVVIASIENIRYLDDPDGVSKHGIVTSRHVLEPA; this is encoded by the coding sequence ATGATGATCGGCGACCAGTTGCAGAAGGCAATCTATGCCGCGCTCACGGCTGCGCCCGCGCTTGTCGATGGCAAGGTGTTCGACACGGTTCCTCCGGACACGGAGGCGCCTTACATCCACATCGGAAACGAGCAGGTGCTCGACGACAGCGACGATTGCGCCGAAGGCTGGGAGGTCTTCACCGACATCCACATCTGGTCCGAGCCGGAGACCGGCAGCAAGCTCGAAGTGAAGAGCATCGGGCCGGCCGTAGTGCAGCGCCTTACCCAGATCACCGCGATTGAGGGCTTTCGCGTCGTCATCGCCTCGATCGAAAACATTCGGTATCTCGACGATCCGGACGGTGTGTCCAAGCACGGCATCGTGACCTCTCGTCACGTGCTCGAGCCTGCTTAG
- a CDS encoding phage major capsid protein, whose amino-acid sequence MSVTRRAYSSLTIKSVSDEKRIIRGIATTPTPDRVGDIIEPLGVKFTNPLALLWQHQHDKPIGTVKFDKPTKAGITFEAEIPIVEEDGTLRDRTEEAWQSIKLGLVRAVSIGFRAMEYAFLDSGGIHFTKTEAYELSAVTIPAQPDAVMTSIKNMDAAGVAIIKTFDPNAPAATGELQRPTKTAPGATGKSTTPVNLRPKEGTTMKTLAEQITALEAKRAAHAARMEAIMQKSADEGRSTDQAEQEEFDGLSDDVEVIDGDLKRLRALEKAKAASATPIVANQIKTAELGTAIRTGVALEPAKLEKGIRFARYAKCIAIATKTNQPITAVAETLYGKADPEFIEITKAAVSAMTTGNTGQLVGNIGGFADFIEFLTPQTIIGKFGTGSIPSLSKIPFRTPIIGELSEAVAQWVGEGNAKPLTRTTYGRTTLDPLKVAAIAVQTMELIRDSSPSSDVLIRNALAKSIVTRLDLTFLDPAVAAIAGIRPGSILNGIAPVAPSAATGADGVREDAQKIMAAFVTANNPLTSGVWLMSGLTALKIIGFLNPLGQREFPGLTLQGGTFFDLPVIVSNYVGDYLTLVNAEDIHYGDEGGIEVAMSTEASLEMDSAPTHDSDTPTAVELVSMFQTNSVAFRAERTISWARRRPTAAAYVVPAWN is encoded by the coding sequence ATGTCCGTGACGCGCCGCGCTTACTCGTCTCTCACCATCAAGTCAGTGAGTGATGAGAAGCGCATCATCCGTGGCATCGCGACAACGCCGACGCCTGACCGCGTTGGCGACATAATCGAGCCTCTTGGTGTCAAGTTCACCAATCCGCTCGCGTTGCTCTGGCAGCACCAGCATGACAAGCCGATCGGCACTGTCAAATTCGACAAGCCGACGAAAGCTGGCATCACCTTCGAAGCCGAAATCCCGATCGTAGAGGAAGACGGCACGCTGCGCGACCGCACCGAGGAAGCCTGGCAGTCGATCAAGCTCGGGCTCGTGCGTGCTGTGTCGATCGGTTTTCGCGCCATGGAATACGCTTTCCTCGACAGCGGCGGCATCCATTTCACCAAGACCGAGGCTTACGAGCTCTCGGCCGTCACCATCCCGGCGCAGCCCGACGCGGTGATGACCTCTATCAAGAACATGGACGCGGCTGGTGTCGCGATCATCAAGACCTTCGACCCGAACGCTCCCGCCGCGACTGGCGAACTCCAGCGTCCGACGAAGACCGCCCCCGGCGCTACGGGGAAATCAACCACTCCCGTCAACTTGCGCCCCAAGGAGGGCACCACCATGAAAACGCTCGCCGAGCAGATCACTGCTCTCGAAGCCAAGCGCGCTGCGCATGCGGCCCGCATGGAAGCCATCATGCAGAAGTCGGCCGATGAAGGCCGTTCGACTGACCAGGCCGAACAGGAGGAATTCGACGGCCTCTCGGATGACGTTGAAGTCATCGACGGCGACCTCAAGCGCCTCCGTGCACTTGAAAAGGCCAAGGCGGCTTCCGCAACCCCGATCGTCGCCAACCAGATCAAGACGGCGGAACTCGGCACTGCCATCCGCACCGGCGTTGCTCTGGAGCCGGCCAAACTGGAAAAGGGCATCCGCTTCGCCCGCTACGCGAAGTGTATCGCCATCGCTACCAAGACGAACCAGCCCATCACCGCTGTCGCCGAGACACTGTATGGCAAGGCCGATCCCGAGTTCATCGAGATCACCAAGGCCGCCGTGTCGGCGATGACCACTGGCAACACTGGCCAGCTTGTCGGCAACATCGGCGGCTTCGCTGACTTCATCGAGTTCCTGACCCCTCAGACGATCATCGGCAAGTTCGGTACCGGCAGCATCCCATCGCTGTCGAAAATCCCGTTCCGGACCCCGATTATCGGTGAACTCAGCGAGGCTGTTGCCCAGTGGGTTGGTGAAGGCAACGCGAAGCCGCTCACTCGCACCACTTACGGCCGCACCACCCTTGATCCGCTCAAGGTCGCTGCGATCGCGGTGCAGACCATGGAACTCATCCGCGACAGTTCCCCGTCGTCTGACGTCCTGATCCGCAACGCGCTGGCCAAGTCGATCGTAACCCGGCTCGATCTGACCTTCTTGGATCCTGCCGTCGCTGCAATCGCCGGCATCCGCCCGGGCTCGATCCTGAATGGTATCGCTCCTGTTGCGCCTAGCGCCGCGACTGGTGCTGACGGTGTCCGTGAGGATGCCCAGAAGATCATGGCCGCCTTCGTGACCGCGAATAACCCGCTCACCTCCGGTGTGTGGCTGATGTCGGGTCTCACGGCGCTCAAGATCATCGGCTTCCTCAACCCGCTCGGCCAGCGCGAGTTCCCCGGCCTAACGCTGCAGGGCGGCACGTTCTTCGACCTGCCGGTGATCGTGTCCAACTATGTCGGCGACTACCTGACCCTGGTGAATGCCGAAGACATCCACTACGGCGACGAAGGCGGCATCGAGGTCGCGATGTCGACCGAAGCTTCGCTGGAAATGGACTCGGCACCGACCCACGACTCGGACACCCCGACCGCTGTGGAACTCGTCTCGATGTTCCAGACCAACAGCGTTGCGTTCCGCGCCGAGCGCACGATTAGCTGGGCGCGGCGCCGTCCGACTGCCGCGGCGTACGTCGTTCCGGCCTGGAACTGA
- a CDS encoding head-tail connector protein — MASLVTLEFVKAALHIIERDENGVVLDHEDDGLIQGYIDSVEEAVLRYLRRLAVTPPWTAADAPKAVKQAIVLGVASLYDPEAPELLSGLGSSDPKNPLVGLLCMMRKPTVA, encoded by the coding sequence ATGGCCTCACTGGTTACGCTGGAGTTCGTCAAAGCCGCACTGCACATCATCGAGCGCGATGAAAACGGCGTGGTGCTCGATCACGAGGACGATGGCCTGATCCAGGGCTATATCGACAGTGTCGAGGAAGCCGTGTTGCGGTATCTGCGCAGGCTGGCAGTCACGCCACCATGGACAGCGGCAGACGCGCCCAAGGCCGTAAAGCAGGCGATCGTTCTGGGCGTGGCATCCCTCTACGACCCCGAGGCGCCGGAACTCCTTTCCGGCCTCGGCTCATCCGATCCGAAGAACCCGCTCGTCGGGCTCCTTTGCATGATGCGCAAGCCGACGGTGGCGTGA
- a CDS encoding HK97-gp10 family putative phage morphogenesis protein, which translates to MKIAGKQKFLGQIAALPRAMKDEIRKALEVSAEETTDLMKRFAPVKSGALKASIGYTFGTYTPDNANVRGLKASGSDATELTVTLHAGDKKAWYASLVEFGTRAHTIKAKRPGGLLNIHGRLIEEVHHPGATASPFFFPGYRLGKKRARTRLARAVRNGAKKAFK; encoded by the coding sequence ATGAAGATCGCCGGCAAACAGAAGTTTCTCGGCCAGATCGCCGCCTTGCCTCGTGCCATGAAAGACGAGATTCGCAAGGCGCTGGAAGTCTCGGCGGAGGAAACCACCGACCTCATGAAGCGGTTCGCTCCCGTAAAGAGCGGCGCTCTGAAGGCCAGTATCGGCTACACCTTTGGGACTTACACCCCTGACAATGCGAACGTGCGCGGCCTGAAAGCGAGTGGTTCCGACGCCACCGAGTTGACCGTAACTCTGCACGCTGGCGACAAAAAAGCGTGGTACGCCAGTCTCGTCGAGTTCGGCACGCGGGCGCATACGATCAAGGCAAAGCGGCCTGGTGGCCTGCTCAACATCCATGGTCGGTTGATCGAAGAGGTGCACCATCCCGGGGCAACCGCTTCGCCTTTCTTTTTCCCGGGTTATCGACTGGGCAAGAAACGAGCTCGAACGCGGCTCGCCCGGGCGGTCCGCAACGGTGCCAAGAAAGCTTTCAAATGA